CTGTTGGGTGCTTGAAAGAGCAGGGCAACAAATTCCACAAATCTACTTGTAGCTACACCTGCTCAACTGCAAGCTGTGGAAACAAAATCCTTCTGGACCACAAAGCAAAATATGACAAAATTTAGTGAGGCAAGATCTCTTCACAAGCATCTTGGCCCTATGGCCACAAAACCAAATCAGCTTCACCCAGTCCTGCCTGACACTACTCCACGGCTTACCTTCTTTATAATGATCCTCAACAGTAATGATCCGGCCTCCTGTAGCTCTGGCATTGGAAATTATGGTGTTAGCATCCAAGGGCTTGATAGTAAAGGGGTCAATTACCCGGATATGAATGcctaagagaaagaaaaacaccaATGAAGGATGCAACATGAAGCTGCAGGGGTAGGGCTCAGGGTTAAACCAATACCCGATGTCCAGTGATATTTGTAATCTGTAACATTCCTGCAGTCTCTTACCTTGTTTTGCCAGCTCATCAGCAGCTGCAAGGGCTTCATGGAGCGTAACACCTGCTCCAATAACTGTCACCTTATCAGCATCATTCTTACGTACAACCTATAAAAGATATACAAGGGAAACCGTATTTGCAGACATACCAACATGACAGAGGAACAACTATGGCTATTCCCTAATGTTAAGCAAAATGATATGCTAGAATTCAAGAAGGATAGTATTCAATATTAGACTAAATCCTGTCTTCAGATGAGCTGTAAATGTAAAACAACTGTTTTTTATTCATCTACTGGGTGAATTTATATGTTAAGTTCCAGGCCCTCATGTGGAATAAAAGACATTATTACATGTATAAAAGGCATAAATTCAAGGTACTTCCCAGCTTTATTTAGTCCAATAACAAAGTGTTACAAATGTCTTATATTTTTGCTTCCTGGAATGATTTTGTGCTGAAGGTCAgggcagctttttaaaaaacaagatattTACTTAGGATTTATTGGGCTCACAGAAAATATTTCTTGTGCCATCCAAAACACTGTACAAATGCCCCAATTAGACCACATCCTGTTTCAGAATCTGCCTGAATACAACCTAACATTCTTCTCCAGAAGCTTGACACAAGATCCTGTGCGTTATCTCTACAGCTGGAAACAACAGAAACCAGACTCCAAGCTTAGCTGGAAAGATCCAATGGCTGCGGAATGCCTTTGGCCTCTCTTAGTAATTTCATGGTTATTTGTCCAAGTAATGTCAGTCCTCTGCCATCTAGTGACCAACATATATACATCGTTATTCAATAGTAGGTGTAGTGTTCTTTTTGGTGGGATCTGAATTTGCGGGCTTGGCAAACAAGACAGGCTTTTAGACTTTGCTGCAGAATATGATAATTACTGTACTGCTGGTCAGAAGAGTTTACTAAACTGGCCCTAATTACTATCTAGCATCTGCTAAATAAGACTTCGTTGGGACCATGTTCTAAGTAAGAGTGTGGTTAAAATAATATACATGAAAGCCAAACTTATACAATTGAAGTAAAAATCTAGTGATGCCACACTTGTTCATGTACATTTAGGATAactgttgctcaaaaaaaaaaaaggcaaaacttctTCTACTCTCTGGGCTTAATCTGTTGCTGCTCAATGCCAAATTGGTTAATGGCAAAACAACCACCATCcgggacttgatcctggatgagaatGCCAACCTAGTTTGTATTACGGAGACttggttggatttttttttgtcgtgtcaggagtgacttgagaaactgcaagtcgcttctggtatgagagaattggctgtctgcaagacgttgctcaggggatacttggatgtttttaccatccttgtgagaggcttctctcatgtccctgcatgaggagctggagttgatatagggagctcatccgcgttctcCCCAGAtgtgaacctgtgacctgttgggtTTCAGTTCTGCCaggacaggggtttaacccactgcgtcaccaggagctcctacttgGTTGGATGAGGCTGGGGGAATAAATCTCTCCTGGCTCTGTCCTCCAGGGTTCTCCAGACAGCAGCAGGCTAGGCCcagagggcagggaggggggtAGCAAtagtctatagggattccatctccctgaccaggtgccccatcccacaatcatccgGGTTCAAATGTGTCTATTAGCAGATGGGTTGCTGGGACATAATGGTGATTTCTGTTAGCGTACCGCCCACCTTGCTGCACTACAGTCGCCTTACCTGAGCTGACCGGAGTGGTTTCGGCCTGGCGTTGGAATCCCAATGGCTTATTGTGCTTGGGGATTTCAACGTCTATGCTGAGTCTGCCCTGTCAGGAGTGGCTCAAGACCTCATGGTGGCCATGACAATGATGGGGCTGTCCCAAAAAGTATCTGGCCCAACCCATGCAGCTAGACATACGTTGGACATTGTCTTTTCTATGGGATGGGAGGAAGATGATCTATCTACAGTACCATTGTCATGGACTAATCATCACCACACTGCTGCCCCTGACCTCTGCAGATTTGAGGACCAATTAAGAaagtccgccccaggaggcttatggaacCCGACAGCTTCCTGACGGATCTTGGGGATTGTCCTGCCACGGAGATAGGTGGTTCTTTTGAAGCCCTCTGGAATAGAGAAATGACTAGGGGAGTTGACACAATCACTTCCAGGCACCCCCTCTCATCTTGCAAAGCCAAACCAGCAACTTGGTATAACGAGGAGCTGGAGGCAATGAAGCGAGAGAGACAGAGGCTGGGGCATTGCTGGTGTCAGACCCATAGCAAGTCTGACCGAGCACGATATAGAGCTTATTTAAGAGCATATTCCGTGGCAATGGAAGCAGCAGAAAAAATCTTATATAGGTGCTAACATTGCATCCACATTGCAATTTGTGTATTTGGCTTatcatgtttttgttttaatttttatattatgtaatttctgtcccacccatgggagaaaagcgggataaaaataaataaataaataaataaataccacgcTTTGAACCAAAGTATTAGAAATTAGGGATCTATTCTTTATATGTTATGTCCTTCTAATTCCAAGCCCAGAGCAGACCTGGAGAACATATTATTTAATTCTAATGCTCAACTTTTTCTTGTGTAGGAGAGATTATAGCCCTTTACCTTGGCGTGGCCAATCTCAAACTTTTCTTCCGGAGGGTACAGGGTGGGAGTCTCTGGACGGCTGGTTCGAATGAAGCATATCCCCTGAGAAGCAACAAAACACAGTTCAGAGGACAAGCACAACACCAAACACAGCACTGAGATCCCATGGCAAGACACATCCTAGGGGCATAGGTGACATGGTAAATACGAAAGGCTCTGTAAGCACGGAAAGTATATGGACATTGGAGGTCACATGGAAGCAGTAATCACTTAAAACTTTTTTAGGAGAGTTACTAATCACAGAATGGCTCTCAAATATAAAAGCAAGAAAccagaaagaaaattaaaactgAAAACCTGCATAGGATTATCTCAGAAGCTGCTTTCAAATGTGAAATACCCTTACTTTTTGGGAGGTAGAGAAGTAGTTCTTTTATACACATACCTTGGTATTGGCAGCCAGGCAAACAGCATGTTCAGTGGAAACGGCATCACTTGGGTAGAACACAGTGCAGCCTGGAATGGTTCTGAACATGGCTATGTCTTCCAAGGCCATCTGAGAAGGTCCATCCTCACCTAGTGAGGGAGACCAACACGGAAGAGAAAACCATATAACTCATCACCACAGGTCAAGGTGGGGAACAACCATGTATTGAAATATAACATGGAtcatcagataaaatacatagcacaTTTACCAGTTAAAACATTGGTTTAAAAAAATTGATGCATATTAAAACAGTcaacacacaatttaaaattcttaattttaaaatcatctggataagCCCATCGGAAGAGACAGGTGTTTAttgctgtggcgcagctggctgagtgtcagctgcattaagatcacttttgaccaaaaggtcatgaattcgaagccagcccgggtcagagtgagcttccgaccaattgtgtagcttgttgtcgacctttgcaacccgaaagacagttgcatctgtcaagtaggaaaattaggtaccacctatgtgtggggaggctaatttaactaatttacaaggccataaaaaaaactccagcaaagcatgtggggTATGCGgaagtgtcgcagatggacgatgaaagtgacagctcccctggcggccagaaaagttaaatagcctctgactgtctatatctgttgtgtgtctttggcactgaatgtttgtcatatttgtgtacattgtaatccgccctgagtcccctgcaggatgagaagggcggaatataaatactgtaaataaataataaataaatactgtatattcaGCTGTTGAAGCTCTACAGTCTGATGGCAAGccactcatatttatttatttatgtatttgcaatatttctatcccacctttctcaaggcCAAAGGCAacttaaggcagcttacaaattgacagcaatttgatgccataacaatccacaatataccattaaaacatttaaaacagcattataaaagcaatacaatacaaaaacccaGAGTTCTAGCCCAAACATTTGAACCATAAACCAGACTGATAACTGTGGCTCTGATTTGTTGTTATGTACTTGCAACTAGACTCGAATGTACAGCAATCctctcatagggttttcttggtaatatTGATTCAGAGAAGGGTTTTCCATTGATTATTATTTCCTATGACTAAGAAAATGAGACTTGCCTAAAGCTACCCAGCAGGCTTCTATGGGTAAATGAAGATTTAAACCTTAGTCTCTAATAGTCCAACATGGAAACCACTATATAATGCTGTCTTCTTTTACCGTTCAATATTAAAGTAAACATATCacacaggatttattttcatggtCCAAAGCCATGTCTCCAGAAACGTGTTTGGGCAATATACAGATTTACTCTACATTGCTGCTCAACTAAtttagaccagtgcttctcagaCTATCTGATGTAGAGGGCTTCCTATTATTGAGAGAGCTAGATCATTTGGGtacagttttttctttctttctgggagcAGCATGGTTCATGGATCAGGACTTTGAGTACCACAATTCCAGAAGGTAAAAAAGATGAAAGAGACTGGAAGAGGAATAAAGCAAATACCTCAACACACATAAACCTGGGTGGGAGAACTGAGGGAAGGTCTCACTTAAAGACAGCAAAAATCATGTTGGGGGACTGAATACCTTgctttaaatataataattaaaaaaatacaggtGTTATACATTAagccatcacactggcaacaaagatcagcatagttaaagcaatggtattcgccatagtcatctacggatgtgagagctagaccatagggaaggctaagcgaaggaagatagatgcttttgaactgtggtgctggaggaaagttctgagagtgccttggactgcgagaagacccaaccagtccacacttcaagaaataaagcccgactgctcattggagggaagaacagtagaggtcaagatgaagttttttggccacatcatgagaagaaaggaaagcttagagaagacaatgatgctggggaaaatggaaggaaaaaggaagaggggtcgaccaagggcaagatggatggatggtatccttgaagtgactggcttgaccttgaaagagctggggggggggaggggggtgacgaccaacagggagctctggcgtggactggtccatgaagtcacaaagagtcggaaacgactgaacgaatgaacaacaacaaatgcattaAGCCATACATACCAATAGAAACTCCACAGTGTGATCCACAAAGGTTTATATTTGTTTGGGAGATGGCTCCCATCCTGATCTGGTCAAATGCCCGAGTAAAAAAAGCAGCAAAGGTGCTGGCAAATGCAATGGTACGGTTCCTAGCAGCACAGCCCAGGGCTACACTGACCTGCAGCACAAGAAAATGTATTCTTATTTAAAACAAGCTAACAAACAAATCACCCACTACAGACTGTATTCAAATTTTGAAACTCACCATATTCTGCTCAGCAATAAAGCACTCTATATAGCGTTCAGGATGAGCTTGCTTGAAGAGTTCAGAGAAAGTAGAGTTCTTAGTGTCACCATCCATGGCTACCACACGGGAGTTAGCTTTTCCTAACTTTGCCAGTGCTAAACCATAGGCTTTCCGGGTGGCCACCTGGGGAGACAAAGGAAGCCAATTACACTGCATGACACATGTAATTTGCTACAGAGCAATGGGACACACCAGTTGGTGAGGACAGCATTTCTATTTACAAATTTGGTATTGGTTGTTATGCACAGTTTTTCCTAACTTGTATAAAACATACGTAATTTGAATATTATTCTGGATTTTAAACTGGAAAGAGCTGCCATCAGACTGGAATTATGAAGATGTGAAGAGAACCCTTGGGAACTGAATAATCATAATGAACCTGACAGCCATTTTTTAGCCACCGGACACATTTGGGAGCCACATATTGCCAAAATAACAAAAACTAGAAATAGAGAATCTATTTCTGCAGATTGAACAATCAGTTTTCTTATGTTAAACCTATTTAAAAAGTGAATTGCTGCTCATGGAAGTTTCCAGGAAAAGCCATTCACACCATCTCATGACCATACAAAAAAAAGGCCTTCCAGCAACTCAAAAAAATAATCATGAGAAGGAAGCATTGCAATATCAGAGCCAAACTTTGTCCACTCTAGATGaaaaagatgtagagaaagagagaccTAGGTCTGCAAGGCAAAATACTCAAGTATTGATGGTCAACCTTCTTCATAACCAAAACTCCCAAAGCAATGCTTTTCACATGGAAGAAGCAAACACATAaacatattttttgttattaaacatatatacagtacatgcacacacatacacgatGACGTTGGGAATTGAGGAGCTCTTTCTGGTATACAAGTAatgaaaaaaatatccaaaaaggtGCAAGTCATTAATATGACAATAACATTTGAGGCTGAAGATGAGAATCTGGAGCAACTGACCTTTTCCCCAATTTTGAAGGCAGGAGGAGAGGGCATCTTGATATCCTTATAGTTGACTTCTGGCACATCTTGAGCAGGTGGTTGGATAGACAAGACTTTATTAGTCTGGATTTGGCTCTGAATAGAGTTGAGGATAGATTCCACTTTGTCCTTTGGCATGGGCTTTCCATGCCAGTTGTCAGCATCTTCCACACCTGAGACAAAGAAAATTTAGCAGGTACTATCATGTAATGCCAATGCAAGCCCTCTTCTATCACCACCCTTATGACCAGGGATCCAAATTTACCTGAAATTCCTCGTCCTTTGAAAGTTTTGGCCACAATAGCTGTAGGCTTCCCTTTCTGTTGACTTGCTTGCCACAGGGCCCGGCAGAGTTCTTCAACATTATGACCATCCACAACATAGGTATTCCATCTAGAAGAAAAGAGAATGATTGGCACTAGAAGCAGGCTCCTTGCCTGAACAAGAGGAAAAGCCATTGGAAGCACTTACCCAAAGGCTTCACAGCGCTTGCGGTACATATCGGTGTCATGCTTTAACGGTGCTGCTTCACTCTGCCCTAGCCGGTTGACATCAAAGATGGCCACCAGATTGTCCAGTTTGTAATGAAATCCAAACTGAAGggcttcccacacagatccctcTGAGGATTCACCATCACCCATCAAGCAATACACTCGATAACTGAGAAAGAGTATACCACATCAGAATCCAATAAAGCAAAGGGAAAAAAGATAGGTACCTTTAACAACTCATATTGTTTTTTCTTAACACTGCTGAACTTCATGTGAAAGTCAACACAAGAAGTGGGTAGCACCCCCACAccaatatttaaattaaaaaatgaaaacaaaaaaacacacaaaaagaatTTTATAAATTtaaccttttttttcttccattttatatccagctagctgtaccctgccacgcgttgctgtggcctatagtaaatcttttcatagTAGAAGTAGATATCTggtctattatgaaagagaggtaccttctctctttccttcattccctccccctttcttcctttgcctcctttcttccctccatgtttccttccttctttcactttttatttgctgtggccaaccttccctctttctctccttctttccctccttccttcccatctttccttctcctcttccttctccatctctttccttccttccctttttctttctcttctgctgtctctctttccttccctccctctttctctacatcttcccccttccttcactccctttccttccttcattcccttttttctttccttctctacttccttccttctttcccccttttctttccctccctctttctcttatttcatccttctctacctctttccttccttccccctttttctttctcttctgctgtctctcttatttttccttccatctttccttttcttcttccttctttctcttactttcctttcttccccctttttctttacctccctttctctttcttccttctttccttccttcccgtctttccttctctatctctttccttcctcccccctttttctttctcttctgctgtctctttttttccttccttctctctttcggtTCTTTCcttcagatttatatatatagatgattgtTTACTTCTGCTTGTTTCAACATTTACAAGTGAATATCACAAAATTTTATGTTTCCAAACCTGCACAAAAAGTCTTTCCCATTCCCACAGATTGATAAAATGGTTTCTATTCTTCCAAGAATGTGTCCAGTGACTTATTCTGTTAATTTGTCAATTTCTACTAATTCCCACATATTCACTATGTAAGCCAACATGCTCTCACAGCTTCTCAAAATTGTCCACTCTTTGCAGATTTGTTAGTAGGTTTGATAAAGCTCACCTGGCTTTATCAAAGTATTTGCCTGCATAGGCCATTCCACAGGCAGCTCCCAGGCCCTGTCCTAGTGAACCAGTGGCCACATCCACAAAAGGCAGCCTCTGTTAAGGGAAGGAACACCATCATATGTTAGCCATTTCAGACAGATTACACTCAAAGAAACCTGTTGTTTTTCTTGCACAGATGAGGATACAATTCACATCTCTATACAAATACTCAGGGAATATTTAAGCATTCCACTTCAGCAACATACACATGAACCTACTTAAGTAACCGAACTAGTATTCAAGACCTATTGCTGCAATATCTAGTTGACTATGTTTCTTCATTGTAATGCATTA
This genomic interval from Anolis sagrei isolate rAnoSag1 chromosome 2, rAnoSag1.mat, whole genome shotgun sequence contains the following:
- the TKTL1 gene encoding transketolase-like protein 1 codes for the protein MASSFPKPEEKSLQALRDTANRLRLHSIRATCASNSGHPTSCCSAAEIMSVLFFHTMRYKPQEPGHPSNDRFVLSKGHAAPVLYAAWAEAGYIKEPELLKLRKIDCDLEGHPTPRLPFVDVATGSLGQGLGAACGMAYAGKYFDKASYRVYCLMGDGESSEGSVWEALQFGFHYKLDNLVAIFDVNRLGQSEAAPLKHDTDMYRKRCEAFGWNTYVVDGHNVEELCRALWQASQQKGKPTAIVAKTFKGRGISGVEDADNWHGKPMPKDKVESILNSIQSQIQTNKVLSIQPPAQDVPEVNYKDIKMPSPPAFKIGEKVATRKAYGLALAKLGKANSRVVAMDGDTKNSTFSELFKQAHPERYIECFIAEQNMVSVALGCAARNRTIAFASTFAAFFTRAFDQIRMGAISQTNINLCGSHCGVSIGEDGPSQMALEDIAMFRTIPGCTVFYPSDAVSTEHAVCLAANTKGICFIRTSRPETPTLYPPEEKFEIGHAKVVRKNDADKVTVIGAGVTLHEALAAADELAKQGIHIRVIDPFTIKPLDANTIISNARATGGRIITVEDHYKEGGIGDAVASAVSGEPSILVQSLAVSGVPRSGKPDELLDLFGISAKKIIAAVKSTFAN